One window of Solwaraspora sp. WMMA2056 genomic DNA carries:
- a CDS encoding ABC transporter permease, protein MPELSRTRRRRADLAFWLSVCWLVALTGCALLADLLPLGNADDTTLTIGVAGYARPDLFSANPLGTNGFGLDLLARSIHGARVSLLTVGCTVVVSLLIGGTVGMLAGYFRGWVDVVIGIFADAALVIPALVLLIAFAAVLGPPRTVPEAVLKSGLALAVVGIPTMIRLARANTLLFAQREFVTASRAMGARHRRILFRELLPNVALPLVSYAFIVAAVLIVAEGSLAFLGLGLQQPAPSWGNMIAEGGLRELRRHPHVPLIPGVFMFLTVFSLNIVGERARARWDPRDSQV, encoded by the coding sequence ATGCCTGAACTCAGCCGTACCCGACGGCGTCGGGCCGACCTCGCCTTCTGGCTCAGCGTCTGCTGGCTGGTCGCCCTCACCGGCTGCGCCCTGCTCGCCGATCTGCTGCCGCTGGGCAACGCCGACGACACCACCCTGACGATCGGCGTCGCCGGTTACGCGCGGCCGGACCTGTTCTCGGCCAACCCGCTCGGCACCAACGGGTTCGGGCTCGACCTGCTGGCCCGGTCCATCCACGGAGCGCGGGTGAGCCTGCTGACGGTCGGCTGCACCGTCGTGGTCAGCCTGCTGATCGGCGGTACGGTCGGGATGCTCGCCGGCTACTTCCGGGGCTGGGTCGACGTGGTCATCGGGATCTTCGCCGACGCCGCCCTGGTGATCCCCGCGCTCGTCCTGCTGATCGCCTTCGCCGCGGTGCTCGGCCCGCCCCGCACCGTGCCGGAGGCGGTCCTCAAGAGCGGCCTGGCCCTGGCCGTGGTCGGCATCCCGACGATGATCCGGCTGGCCCGCGCCAACACGTTGCTCTTCGCCCAGCGGGAGTTCGTCACCGCCAGCCGGGCGATGGGTGCCCGGCACCGCCGGATCCTGTTCCGGGAGCTGCTGCCGAACGTGGCCCTGCCGTTGGTCTCCTACGCCTTCATCGTCGCGGCGGTCCTGATCGTCGCGGAGGGCTCACTGGCCTTCCTCGGCCTCGGCCTGCAACAACCCGCACCGTCCTGGGGCAACATGATCGCCGAAGGTGGCCTGCGGGAGTTGCGCCGCCATCCGCACGTACCGCTGATTCCCGGCGTGTTCATGTTCCTCACCGTCTTCAGCCTGAACATCGTCGGAGAGCGTGCCCGGGCCCGGTGGGATCCCCGGGACTCCCAGGTCTGA